The Microcoleus sp. FACHB-831 genome segment GGCTAACTACGAGATAAATCTCATTGACGGGTTTGATGCCTGTGTCTCATCCCTAGCCATTCACCATCTCACAGATGAGATGAAATTTAAGCTATTTCAGCGCATCTACGACAGTCTTAAAAAACCAGGTAGCTGTTTTTGGAATGCTGACCCCATCCTGGCAGAATCCCCGGCACTAGCTGAAGTTTACCAGAGTGCGAGAGACGATTGGGCATCTGGCCAGGGAACGACGCTGGCAGAGATTCGCTCGAAAATTGGTAAAAGTACGCCTCACGGTTACTCCAATCCCGACCAGTTGGCTACATTGTCGGCCCATTTGGAAATGGTTGAAAAAGCTGGGTTTAAAACTGTAGCAGTGCCTTGGAAATATTATGGTTTAGCCGTGTTTGGTGGATTTGTTTGAAGGGAAAAAAGAAAAATATTTCCTCGTTCCCAGTCTCAGACGGGGAACGAGCATTTAGATGTTAAATACTTTTCAAAGTAAAGAGGATTAATTATTAAATGGGAGCGTAGAATTAAAAATATAGGTAATGCTATTTATTAAACTTAGCTGCATAGCAGCTAAGTGCTGCAAGTAGGTAATAACAATGGCTGAAAAAACGTTTCTTAAGGATATGTGGGATACAATTCGCCAGGGAGACCTGGAGCGAGTTGTGGCTTTAATTGATGCGGATAGAGAACGTTTACACATGACAACTGTGTTTGGTACATGGCTACACTTTGCCGCCAGTGAAGGGCAATTAGAAATTGTCAAATATTTCATTTCGCAAGGATTAGATGTCAACGCACGCAGCGAGTCTGATAGCAGTGGATACACACCAATAAACGCAGCCGCCTCTAAAGGCTATGTTGAAGTTGTTCGGTATTTGCTTTCTTGCGGAGCAATCCTTGATGTTAGCAGAGGTGGACAGGAGAACCCTTTATTTAGAGCAGTGCTTAATGGACATACAGAAGTTGTCAAACTGTTGATTGACAGCGGAATTGATACAAAAATTAAGTATAATACAAAAACCATGAGAAATATGGATGCGCTGGCACTTGCCTATGAATGGGGACAAAGTGAAGTGGTTAAAATTTTGAGACCTTATTCCCTCGGCGAACCAGTATTTTGGGATCGCAAGGGCTATTGTACTCCTGTTATTGACGATTGCTATATTTTTCAAGGCTGGAAAGATTTCGATCTCCAAGGAAATAGGCTGGGAATATATAATTCAAATGCAAAAAAAAGAGTTAGAGATTAAAAATGTTTTTTATTAGTTTTATTGAAAATTCACCCCAATGTCAACTCAATAATATACAAGTTGGTGAAATTATTATTGGCGAATTTCGAGAGTTTTTTCACTCATCCTTATCTTATTGGAATCAACAACAATATTTAGATCAATGGAGAGCAGGAATTAATAGAATATGTAGGGGTGAAGTAAATTCATCTCTGATTACAGATATGTATGACCCAAATTCATCTAATATCGTTCAATGGTGGGTTTTACGCTGTAATAACGATATAGTCCGCGTGCGTAATGAACTTTTATTTTTAGAAGTGTTAAAGCAGCCATTTATCGTTGCAGATATTTACAAATATATTGAAGAGCGACCAGCCGTAAATAAGAAGGGTAAAAAAATATCAGAATGGGAAGTAAATATATCTGATTTACATGAGTTTTATTTAAAAATTTCCGATAAATGATGTGGAAATAAGGAGGTATTTAGACAAGCCTCGAAGTCAGCTTGCATCGGTAGGAAGCAAAAAAGGCAAAAGAAAGAAAAAATATTTTCTCGTTCCCAGCCTCATACTGGGAACGAGAATTTAGATGTTATGCTTCGGTTTTAACTGTTCCCATCCCATCCCTTGATAGCCAAATTGAAAGATTTCAGGATGGAGAATTTCTGCCAAAATTTCTAGGGAATCTACCAATCTTGGCCCTGAACGATTAAAGTAAGAATTCCCATCTGTGAAGTAAATTTTGCCTGTTTTTACTGCCTGCAAATTTTGCCATTCAGGACGATTGCTTAGCTGCATTGCTTCAGTGCGCGTGCGTTCTAAATCGAATCCGCAGGGCATGAAGATAATAACATCTGGGTCTGCTGCTGTGAGTTCTTCCCACTTTAACCAGGGGGAATGCTGCCCTACAACACCAAACAGCGATCGCCCCCCCGCTAATTTCACTAATTCTGGAATCCAATTCCCCGCCGCCATCAGCGGATCTGTCCACTCAATACACGCAACACTTGGAACCGCATCTGCGCCTAAAAATTGAGTTTTTTGTTCGCAAACATTGACACGAGATTGTAAATACGATAATGCTACTTTACATTCAACTTGCAAGGTTTCGGCAACTCGTTGGATGTCCGTCCAGATGTCAGCTAAAACATTTGGCTGTAAGGAAATAATCTGGGGTTGAGAGTGAGTAAGGGCTGCAACAGCTTTCTCGACATCGCTAAGGCTGACAGCACAAACTTCGCACTGAGCTTGCGTCAAAATGTGAGTTGGTTGCAATTGCTCTAAAATATCGGTTTTTACTTTATATACACTCAGAGCAGATTGCAACAAATCGTTAACGCGATCGCCAATTTCCCGGCTAGTACCTTCGGGGTTGAACTTGGGTTCGGTGCAAACAGGTCGGTCTTTGATTTCTAGGGGATAATCGCATTCATGCGATCGCCCTACTATAGCGTCAGTCAACCCCAATGTCGCTAAAATTTCCGTAGCACTGGGAATAAGAGAGATAATTCTCATATAGGCAAATTAAATGTGGAACATCTTATTATCTCTTTGCGGACTATTGCGATGCCTTTATAAGACAAGCACGCCTTAACCAATCGTAAATTTTCTACAGACATTTTCATCACAGATTTATTACTCAAGGCTAAATCAGCGATCGTGGCTCAATCTAATACTCGTCTTACCACATCCCTCCAATCTATATCTCAGGCTGCTAGTTTAGCCGTCTGTGCGATTGGCTGTCTTGTCATGCTGGGTTGGATACTCGACATTCCAGCGCTTAAAAGCGTTTTCCCCGGATTGGTGACGATGAAAACCAACGCAGCTTTGGGCTTTATTTTGAGCGGTGCTGCATTGTGGCTGTGGCATAAGGAAGGCAAAAGCGAAAAGCGCCCCCAAGCTGAGTTTAGCTTTGCTTCCCCAGATTTGGGGGCAAGACAGCAACAAGTAAATAGAAATAAATTCTTTATTTTGCCTTTTGCTTTCTGCCTTTTGCCTTTTGTAATTGGTTTGCTGACATTAATTGAATATCAATTTGGTGTAGATTTCGGCATCGACCAATTACTCTTCAAAGAACCACCAAATGCCATTGGAACTTTGGCTCCAAATCGGATGGCTCCTAACACTGCCTTGGATTTTATCCTACTTGGCGGTGCAATGCTGCTGATGCAAACGCGGGGTTATCGCTATCATGTTGCCCAGTTATTGAGCCTTGTAGCATTTTTAGTAGCATGGCTGGGTTTTTTGGGCTATATCTACAACATCAAAGAGTTTTACGGGATTGCCACTTACACCCGCATGGCACTGCACACGGCGATCGCGTTTATCCTCCTGAGTATTAGCATTCTATTTGCTTGTCCAGACAAAGGATTAATGGCAATTGTTACCAGCAACAGTGCGGGTGGCATCATGGCGCGGCGGTTGTCCTTAGCAGTTGTTGTGATTCCGCCGTTTTTGTCGTGGATAATTATTAAAGGTTATCGCCAACAGCAATACGATAGCGACTTTGGATTAGCGATCGCTGGTGTGATGAACCTAGTAATTTTTAGCATTTTAATTTGGTGTAATGCCAAGTCGTTAAATGCTATAGACGAACGCCGTCAAAAAGCCGAAGAAGAACTGCGATCGCTCAATGCAGAATTGGAACAACGAGTTAGCGATCGCACTTTAGAATTAAGCCGCTCAAACGAACAATTAGCAAGTGAAATTGCCGAACGCAAACAGACAGAAGAAGCCCTCATAGAAAGTGAAAAGCGCTTTCGTCAAATTGCTACTAATCTCCGCGAAATCTTCTGGATGATTGACGTTGATAGCCAGCAAATGCTGTATGTAAGTCCCGCCTACGAGGAGATATGGGGTCGCACGCGCCAGAGTCTTTACGAACAGCGAGAATCATTTCTAGATACTATCTACGCAGAAGATCGACCGCGTATAATTGCCGCCTTTGAGAAACTAATCCCAGAAGATTATGACGAAGAATATCGAATTTTGCGGCCTGACGGCGGACAGCGCTGGATACGCGATCGCGCCTTCCCAGTTCGCAACGAACACGGACAAATCTACCGCATCGTCGGCATTGCAGAAGATATAACTCAGCGCAAGCAAACTGAAGAGCGGTTGCGGTTGCTTGAATCTGTCGTAGTACATGCCAATGATGCCGTACTTATTTCCGAAGCTGAACCAATTGATAATCCAGGCCCCCGCATTATCTATGCAAATGCCGCCTTCACGCGCATGACTGGCTATAACCTTGAAGAAGTTATAGAACAAACGCCGCGCATTTTACAAGGCCCAAAAACTGACCGTCAAAGCCTAGATAAAATTCGCGTGGCGCTGCAAAATTTGGAGCCTGTGGTTGTTGAGTTAATTAACTATCGCAAAGACGGTTCAGAATTCTGGGTTGAACTTAGTATTGTTCCAGTAGCAGATGAGACAGGCAATTACACCCATTGGATATCGCTCCAGCGGGACATTAGCGAGCGCAAGCAAGCTCTTGAAGCTTTACAAAAAGCTGCCCTCGAATTAGAAATTCGCGTAGGGGAACGAACTGCCGAGCTAGCAAAAGCGAATGCAGACTTGCAATTACAAATTGCTATTGCCGAGCAAGCAGAGGCGTCGCTAAATGAAATAACCAGGCTTCAACGGGCAATTTTAAATAGCGCCAACTACTCGATTATTTCTACTAATGTAGACGGCACAATTCTCACCTTTAATCGAGCTGCTGAGCGCTGGTTGGGATATGCCGCCGCAGAAGTAGTTGGGAAAACAACCCCTGCCCTATTCCATGACAAAGACCAAATAGCAAAACGTGCCCAAGAACTATCGCAAGAGCTGAAAGTAACCATCGAGCCTGGGTTTGAAGTTTTTGTTGCCAAGGCTCGCCAAGGAGAGCCAGACGAGCGCCAATGGACTTACATCCGCAAAGATGGCACCCGCTTCCCCATCCTGCTGTCGGTGACAGCTGTACGAGATGGCGAGGGCAATATTACAGGCTTTATGGGAATTGCCAGCGACATCAGCGATTGCATCGAGGCAGAAAAAGCTCTGCGCGATAGCGAAAGGCGATTCCGCGCCATCTTCAACCAAACATTTCAATTCATTGGATTGCTCAACCCTGACGGCACCGTTTTAGAAGTGAATCAGCCAGCACTAGAGGCGGGCGGGCTTAAGCATTCGGATGTTGTAGGTCGTCGAGTTTGGGACGCAGGATGGAAGTTCACGCCCGAAGATCGCCAGCTTTGGTTATCGGCTATTACTGAAGCAGCGCAAGGAAAATTTGCTCGTTTTGAAGTCCATCTACCATTTGGGGAAGACATAAATTTAACTATTGATACCTCGGTTAAACCTGTTAAAGACGAGACAGAGCAAGTAGTTTTCCTAATTGCAGAAGGTCGGGACATCAGCGATCGCAAACGAGCAGAAGAAGCGCTCTACCAAAGTCAACAGCAGCTACAGGCTATCTTAGATAATTCTCCGGCTGTCATTTATGTTATAGATGTTCAAAACAGATATTTACTAATCAATCGCAAGTTTCAAAATCTCTTTAACCGCAACCGCGAACCACTCATCGGTAAAAGTATCTACCATACCTGGCCTCAGAATATAGCTGATAAGTTTGTGGCCAATAATCGCCAAGTAATTGAAACTGACGCGCCCCTAGAAACTGAAGAAATTGTCCTTCAAGACAATGAAATTCATACCTACCTTTCAATTAAGTTTCCTCTTTATAACTCTAGTGGCGTACCCTATGCAGTTTGTGGT includes the following:
- a CDS encoding trans-aconitate 2-methyltransferase gives rise to the protein MFPGEVFANTADFDSGIRQLLPRYDEMLDVLVRCIPSGAQRILELGCGTGELSLKILKRYPSAQLISVDYSPRMIEFAADKVRSAGYANQWKGIEADFGDWANYEINLIDGFDACVSSLAIHHLTDEMKFKLFQRIYDSLKKPGSCFWNADPILAESPALAEVYQSARDDWASGQGTTLAEIRSKIGKSTPHGYSNPDQLATLSAHLEMVEKAGFKTVAVPWKYYGLAVFGGFV
- a CDS encoding ankyrin repeat domain-containing protein translates to MAEKTFLKDMWDTIRQGDLERVVALIDADRERLHMTTVFGTWLHFAASEGQLEIVKYFISQGLDVNARSESDSSGYTPINAAASKGYVEVVRYLLSCGAILDVSRGGQENPLFRAVLNGHTEVVKLLIDSGIDTKIKYNTKTMRNMDALALAYEWGQSEVVKILRPYSLGEPVFWDRKGYCTPVIDDCYIFQGWKDFDLQGNRLGIYNSNAKKRVRD
- a CDS encoding cobalamin-binding protein, which produces MRIISLIPSATEILATLGLTDAIVGRSHECDYPLEIKDRPVCTEPKFNPEGTSREIGDRVNDLLQSALSVYKVKTDILEQLQPTHILTQAQCEVCAVSLSDVEKAVAALTHSQPQIISLQPNVLADIWTDIQRVAETLQVECKVALSYLQSRVNVCEQKTQFLGADAVPSVACIEWTDPLMAAGNWIPELVKLAGGRSLFGVVGQHSPWLKWEELTAADPDVIIFMPCGFDLERTRTEAMQLSNRPEWQNLQAVKTGKIYFTDGNSYFNRSGPRLVDSLEILAEILHPEIFQFGYQGMGWEQLKPKHNI
- a CDS encoding PAS domain S-box protein — its product is MAQSNTRLTTSLQSISQAASLAVCAIGCLVMLGWILDIPALKSVFPGLVTMKTNAALGFILSGAALWLWHKEGKSEKRPQAEFSFASPDLGARQQQVNRNKFFILPFAFCLLPFVIGLLTLIEYQFGVDFGIDQLLFKEPPNAIGTLAPNRMAPNTALDFILLGGAMLLMQTRGYRYHVAQLLSLVAFLVAWLGFLGYIYNIKEFYGIATYTRMALHTAIAFILLSISILFACPDKGLMAIVTSNSAGGIMARRLSLAVVVIPPFLSWIIIKGYRQQQYDSDFGLAIAGVMNLVIFSILIWCNAKSLNAIDERRQKAEEELRSLNAELEQRVSDRTLELSRSNEQLASEIAERKQTEEALIESEKRFRQIATNLREIFWMIDVDSQQMLYVSPAYEEIWGRTRQSLYEQRESFLDTIYAEDRPRIIAAFEKLIPEDYDEEYRILRPDGGQRWIRDRAFPVRNEHGQIYRIVGIAEDITQRKQTEERLRLLESVVVHANDAVLISEAEPIDNPGPRIIYANAAFTRMTGYNLEEVIEQTPRILQGPKTDRQSLDKIRVALQNLEPVVVELINYRKDGSEFWVELSIVPVADETGNYTHWISLQRDISERKQALEALQKAALELEIRVGERTAELAKANADLQLQIAIAEQAEASLNEITRLQRAILNSANYSIISTNVDGTILTFNRAAERWLGYAAAEVVGKTTPALFHDKDQIAKRAQELSQELKVTIEPGFEVFVAKARQGEPDERQWTYIRKDGTRFPILLSVTAVRDGEGNITGFMGIASDISDCIEAEKALRDSERRFRAIFNQTFQFIGLLNPDGTVLEVNQPALEAGGLKHSDVVGRRVWDAGWKFTPEDRQLWLSAITEAAQGKFARFEVHLPFGEDINLTIDTSVKPVKDETEQVVFLIAEGRDISDRKRAEEALYQSQQQLQAILDNSPAVIYVIDVQNRYLLINRKFQNLFNRNREPLIGKSIYHTWPQNIADKFVANNRQVIETDAPLETEEIVLQDNEIHTYLSIKFPLYNSSGVPYAVCGISTDITERKQAEEALKKAHDELEIRVQERTAALAQVNNELRTEIVERLLTEQALRQSEERYRSLVVATAQNVWTTDPSGLVVSDLPLWRAITGQTEVEIQGWGWLEALHPGDREQTAQLWMQAIETKSLYETEYRVRLHDGNYGYFFCRGVPVLEADGSIREWVGIHHDITSRKLAEEALKESEARLLAILDNSPTVIYLKDTQGRFILINRQFEMLFHVDREQVKGKNDYDLFPEEMAEVFQRNDRQVLEAGSPQMWEEVAPQDDGMHTYTSIKFPLCDASGVPYALCGISIDISDRKQAEELVKRSAAEITQIFDMLPSFVWKFCPASRQFIYASGVVTEISGISRDAFFENYQVWDDRVDSGYESLEALKIAWEAINKGEPYRVVYLFHTFHKGARWFEIIGRPAYEDGVLYYYGSTTDITERKQAEEALRESESRFRRVVDSNMIGIIFWKVNGNITEANDAFLEMVGYTREDLLSEKVNWIHITPAEYIHLDEKGIQEMAANGVCTPFEKEYIRKDGSRIPVLVGGAILEGHEDTGVCFVIDISDAVAAATQRKRMEHELAEQAKELARSNADLAQFAYVASHDLQEPLRMVASYTQLLSRRYKGKLDEDADEFIAFAVDGANRMQKLIKDLLEYSRIGTRGKQFAPVECESIFEDAIANLQIAIEESGAIVKRDALPTVWGDSTQLGQLLQNLIGNAIKFCGNPPPRIHVSAQKGENEWIFSVRDNGIGIEPDQRDRIFVIFQRLHSRAEYPGTGIGLALCKKIVERHGGQIWVQSQPGQGSVFHFTIPLTGVDVN